From the genome of Apodemus sylvaticus chromosome 3, mApoSyl1.1, whole genome shotgun sequence, one region includes:
- the Klhl17 gene encoding kelch-like protein 17 isoform X1 codes for MQPRGERPAGRTQSPEHSSPGPGPEAPPPPQPPAPEAERARPRQARPAAPMEGAMQLLSREGHSVAHNSKRHYHDAFVAMSRMRQRGLLCDIVLHVAAKEIRAHKVVLASCSPYFHAMFTNEMSESRQTHVTLHDIDPQALDQLVQFAYTAEIVVGEGNVQTLLPAASLLQLNGVRDACCKFLLSQLDPSNCLGIRGFADTHSCSDLLKAAHRYVLQHFVDVAKTEEFMLLPLKQVLELVSSDSLNVPSEEDVYRAVLSWVKHDVDTRRQHVPRLMKCVRLPLLSRDFLLGHVDAESLVRHHPDCKDLLIEALKFHLLPEQRGVLGTSRTRPRRCEGAGPVLFAVGGGSLFAIHGDCEAYDTRTDRWHVVASMSTRRARVGVAAVGNRLYAVGGYDGTSDLATVESYDPVTNTWQPEVSMGTRRSCLGVAALHGLLYAAGGYDGASCLNRYAERYDPLTGTWTSIAAMSTRRRYVRVATLGASWVYCLPTDGNLYAVGGYDSSSHLATVEKYEPQVNSWTPVASMLSRRSSAGVAVLEGALYVAGGNDGTSCLNSVERYSTKAGAWESVAPMNIRRSTHDLVAMDGWLYAVGGNDGSSSLNSIEKYNPRTNKWVAASCMFTRRSSVGVAVLELLNFPPPSSPTLSVSSTSL; via the exons ATGCAGCCCCGTGGCGAACGGCCGGCTGGGAGGACGCAGAGTCCAGAGCACAGTAGCCCCGGGCCCGGGCCTGAGGCACCACCGCCGCCCCAGCCGCCAGC CCCTGAGGCAGAACGAGCTCGGCCCAGGCAGGCCCGGCCTGCAGCCCCGATGGAAGGTGCGATGCAGCTATTGAGCAGAGAGGGTCACAGTGTGGCACACAACTCGAAGCGGCACTACCATGATGCTTTTGTGGCTATGAGCCGCATGCGGCAGCGTGGCCTCCTGTGTGACATCGTCCTGCATGTGGCAGCTAAGGAGATCCGTGCTCATAAGGTGGTGTTGGCCTCCTGTAGCCCCTACTTCCACGCTATGTTTACAA ATGAGATGAGTGAGAGCCGCCAGACACATGTGACACTGCATGACATTGACCCGCAAGCCTTAGACCAGCTGGTGCAGTTTGCATACACGGCTGAGATTGTGGTGGGCGAGGGCAACGTTCAG ACTCTGCTCCCAGCTGCCAGCCTTCTACAGTTGAATGGTGTTCGAGATGCCTGCTGCAAGTTCCTCCTGAGCCAGCTCGACCCTTCCAACTGCCTGGGCATTCGAGGATTTgcagacacacactcatgcagTGACCTGCTCAAGGCAGCACACAGGTACGTGCTGCAGCACTTCGTGGATGTGGCCAAGACTGAGGAGTTCATGCTGTTGCCACTGAAGCAG GTGCTGGAATTGGTCTCTAGTGATAGCCTGAACGTGCCCTCAGAGGAAGATGTGTATCGTGCAGTCCTGAGCTGGGTCAAACATGATGTAGACACTCGGAGGCAGCATGTACCAAGG CTGATGAAGTGTGTGCGGCTGCCTCTGCTGAGCCGAGACTTCCTATTGGGCCACGTGGATGCTGAAAGCCTTGTGAGGCATCACCCTGACTGCAAGGATCTGCTCATTGAGGCCCTTAAGTTCCACCTGCTGCCTGAGCAGAGAGGTGTTCTGGGTACAAGCCGCACAAGACCCCGTCGCTGTGAGGGTGCCGGTCCTGTGCTCTTTGCCGTTG GTGGCGGGAGTCTGTTTGCTATCCATGGAGACTGTGAAGCATATGACACTCGAACTGACCGCTGGCATGTGGTGGCCTCCATGTCTACACGTCGGGCTCGTGTAGGAGTCGCTGCTGTTGGGAACCGACTGTATGCTGTGGGCGG CTATGATGGAACCTCAGACCTGGCTACGGTGGAGTCCTATGACCCTGTGACAAATACATGGCAGCCCGAGGTCTCCATGGGCACAAGGCGAAGTTGCCTAGGTGTAGCTGCCCTGCATGGGCTCCTGTATGCAGCTGGTGGCTACGATGGGGCTTCCTGCCTCAACAGGTA TGCTGAACGATATGACCCACTGACAGGAACATGGACATCCATTGCTGCCATGAGTACCCGGAGGAGATATGTGCGTGTGGCCACACTTG GAGCTTCGTGGGTATATTGCCTTCCCACAGATGGGAACCTGTACGCCGTGGGTGGTTATGACAGCTCATCACACCTGGCCACCGTGGAGAAGTATGAGCCCCAG GTGAATTCATGGACACCTGTAGCTTCCATGCTGAGCCGGCGCAGCTCAGCAGGAGTAGCAGTGCTGGAGGGTGCCCTATATGTCGCAGGGGGCAATGATGGCACAAGCTGCCTCAACTCAGTGGAGAGATATAGCACCAAGGCTGGTGCCTGGGAGAGTGTGGCACCCATGAATATCCGCAG GAGCACACACGACCTGGTGGCCATGGACGGCTGGCTCTACGCCGTGGGGGGCAATGATGGCAGCTCCAGCCTCAACTCTATAGAGAAGTACAACCCGAGGACCAACAAGTGGGTGGCAGCATCCTGCATGTTCACAAGACGCAGCAGTGTGGGTGTGGCAGTGCTGGAGCTGCTCAACTTCCCACCACCTTCCTCACCCACGCTGTCTGTGTCCTCTACCAGCCTCTGA
- the Klhl17 gene encoding kelch-like protein 17 isoform X2: MQPRGERPAGRTQSPEHSSPGPGPEAPPPPQPPAPEAERARPRQARPAAPMEGAMQLLSREGHSVAHNSKRHYHDAFVAMSRMRQRGLLCDIVLHVAAKEIRAHKVVLASCSPYFHAMFTNEMSESRQTHVTLHDIDPQALDQLVQFAYTAEIVVGEGNVQTLLPAASLLQLNGVRDACCKFLLSQLDPSNCLGIRGFADTHSCSDLLKAAHRYVLQHFVDVAKTEEFMLLPLKQVLELVSSDSLNVPSEEDVYRAVLSWVKHDVDTRRQHVPRLMKCVRLPLLSRDFLLGHVDAESLVRHHPDCKDLLIEALKFHLLPEQRGVLGTSRTRPRRCEGAGPVLFAVGGGSLFAIHGDCEAYDTRTDRWHVVASMSTRRARVGVAAVGNRLYAVGGYDGTSDLATVESYDPVTNTWQPEVSMGTRRSCLGVAALHGLLYAAGGYDGASCLNSAERYDPLTGTWTSIAAMSTRRRYVRVATLGASWVYCLPTDGNLYAVGGYDSSSHLATVEKYEPQVNSWTPVASMLSRRSSAGVAVLEGALYVAGGNDGTSCLNSVERYSTKAGAWESVAPMNIRRSTHDLVAMDGWLYAVGGNDGSSSLNSIEKYNPRTNKWVAASCMFTRRSSVGVAVLELLNFPPPSSPTLSVSSTSL; encoded by the exons ATGCAGCCCCGTGGCGAACGGCCGGCTGGGAGGACGCAGAGTCCAGAGCACAGTAGCCCCGGGCCCGGGCCTGAGGCACCACCGCCGCCCCAGCCGCCAGC CCCTGAGGCAGAACGAGCTCGGCCCAGGCAGGCCCGGCCTGCAGCCCCGATGGAAGGTGCGATGCAGCTATTGAGCAGAGAGGGTCACAGTGTGGCACACAACTCGAAGCGGCACTACCATGATGCTTTTGTGGCTATGAGCCGCATGCGGCAGCGTGGCCTCCTGTGTGACATCGTCCTGCATGTGGCAGCTAAGGAGATCCGTGCTCATAAGGTGGTGTTGGCCTCCTGTAGCCCCTACTTCCACGCTATGTTTACAA ATGAGATGAGTGAGAGCCGCCAGACACATGTGACACTGCATGACATTGACCCGCAAGCCTTAGACCAGCTGGTGCAGTTTGCATACACGGCTGAGATTGTGGTGGGCGAGGGCAACGTTCAG ACTCTGCTCCCAGCTGCCAGCCTTCTACAGTTGAATGGTGTTCGAGATGCCTGCTGCAAGTTCCTCCTGAGCCAGCTCGACCCTTCCAACTGCCTGGGCATTCGAGGATTTgcagacacacactcatgcagTGACCTGCTCAAGGCAGCACACAGGTACGTGCTGCAGCACTTCGTGGATGTGGCCAAGACTGAGGAGTTCATGCTGTTGCCACTGAAGCAG GTGCTGGAATTGGTCTCTAGTGATAGCCTGAACGTGCCCTCAGAGGAAGATGTGTATCGTGCAGTCCTGAGCTGGGTCAAACATGATGTAGACACTCGGAGGCAGCATGTACCAAGG CTGATGAAGTGTGTGCGGCTGCCTCTGCTGAGCCGAGACTTCCTATTGGGCCACGTGGATGCTGAAAGCCTTGTGAGGCATCACCCTGACTGCAAGGATCTGCTCATTGAGGCCCTTAAGTTCCACCTGCTGCCTGAGCAGAGAGGTGTTCTGGGTACAAGCCGCACAAGACCCCGTCGCTGTGAGGGTGCCGGTCCTGTGCTCTTTGCCGTTG GTGGCGGGAGTCTGTTTGCTATCCATGGAGACTGTGAAGCATATGACACTCGAACTGACCGCTGGCATGTGGTGGCCTCCATGTCTACACGTCGGGCTCGTGTAGGAGTCGCTGCTGTTGGGAACCGACTGTATGCTGTGGGCGG CTATGATGGAACCTCAGACCTGGCTACGGTGGAGTCCTATGACCCTGTGACAAATACATGGCAGCCCGAGGTCTCCATGGGCACAAGGCGAAGTTGCCTAGGTGTAGCTGCCCTGCATGGGCTCCTGTATGCAGCTGGTGGCTACGATGGGGCTTCCTGCCTCAACAG TGCTGAACGATATGACCCACTGACAGGAACATGGACATCCATTGCTGCCATGAGTACCCGGAGGAGATATGTGCGTGTGGCCACACTTG GAGCTTCGTGGGTATATTGCCTTCCCACAGATGGGAACCTGTACGCCGTGGGTGGTTATGACAGCTCATCACACCTGGCCACCGTGGAGAAGTATGAGCCCCAG GTGAATTCATGGACACCTGTAGCTTCCATGCTGAGCCGGCGCAGCTCAGCAGGAGTAGCAGTGCTGGAGGGTGCCCTATATGTCGCAGGGGGCAATGATGGCACAAGCTGCCTCAACTCAGTGGAGAGATATAGCACCAAGGCTGGTGCCTGGGAGAGTGTGGCACCCATGAATATCCGCAG GAGCACACACGACCTGGTGGCCATGGACGGCTGGCTCTACGCCGTGGGGGGCAATGATGGCAGCTCCAGCCTCAACTCTATAGAGAAGTACAACCCGAGGACCAACAAGTGGGTGGCAGCATCCTGCATGTTCACAAGACGCAGCAGTGTGGGTGTGGCAGTGCTGGAGCTGCTCAACTTCCCACCACCTTCCTCACCCACGCTGTCTGTGTCCTCTACCAGCCTCTGA
- the Klhl17 gene encoding kelch-like protein 17 isoform X3, whose product MQPRGERPAGRTQSPEHSSPGPGPEAPPPPQPPAPEAERARPRQARPAAPMEGAMQLLSREGHSVAHNSKRHYHDAFVAMSRMRQRGLLCDIVLHVAAKEIRAHKVVLASCSPYFHAMFTNEMSESRQTHVTLHDIDPQALDQLVQFAYTAEIVVGEGNVQTLLPAASLLQLNGVRDACCKFLLSQLDPSNCLGIRGFADTHSCSDLLKAAHRYVLQHFVDVAKTEEFMLLPLKQVLELVSSDSLNVPSEEDVYRAVLSWVKHDVDTRRQHVPRLMKCVRLPLLSRDFLLGHVDAESLVRHHPDCKDLLIEALKFHLLPEQRGVLGTSRTRPRRCEGAGPVLFAVGGGSLFAIHGDCEAYDTRTDRWHVVASMSTRRARVGVAAVGNRLYAVGGYDGTSDLATVESYDPVTNTWQPEVSMGTRRSCLGVAALHGLLYAAGGYDGASCLNRYAERYDPLTGTWTSIAAMSTRRRYVRVATLDGNLYAVGGYDSSSHLATVEKYEPQVNSWTPVASMLSRRSSAGVAVLEGALYVAGGNDGTSCLNSVERYSTKAGAWESVAPMNIRRSTHDLVAMDGWLYAVGGNDGSSSLNSIEKYNPRTNKWVAASCMFTRRSSVGVAVLELLNFPPPSSPTLSVSSTSL is encoded by the exons ATGCAGCCCCGTGGCGAACGGCCGGCTGGGAGGACGCAGAGTCCAGAGCACAGTAGCCCCGGGCCCGGGCCTGAGGCACCACCGCCGCCCCAGCCGCCAGC CCCTGAGGCAGAACGAGCTCGGCCCAGGCAGGCCCGGCCTGCAGCCCCGATGGAAGGTGCGATGCAGCTATTGAGCAGAGAGGGTCACAGTGTGGCACACAACTCGAAGCGGCACTACCATGATGCTTTTGTGGCTATGAGCCGCATGCGGCAGCGTGGCCTCCTGTGTGACATCGTCCTGCATGTGGCAGCTAAGGAGATCCGTGCTCATAAGGTGGTGTTGGCCTCCTGTAGCCCCTACTTCCACGCTATGTTTACAA ATGAGATGAGTGAGAGCCGCCAGACACATGTGACACTGCATGACATTGACCCGCAAGCCTTAGACCAGCTGGTGCAGTTTGCATACACGGCTGAGATTGTGGTGGGCGAGGGCAACGTTCAG ACTCTGCTCCCAGCTGCCAGCCTTCTACAGTTGAATGGTGTTCGAGATGCCTGCTGCAAGTTCCTCCTGAGCCAGCTCGACCCTTCCAACTGCCTGGGCATTCGAGGATTTgcagacacacactcatgcagTGACCTGCTCAAGGCAGCACACAGGTACGTGCTGCAGCACTTCGTGGATGTGGCCAAGACTGAGGAGTTCATGCTGTTGCCACTGAAGCAG GTGCTGGAATTGGTCTCTAGTGATAGCCTGAACGTGCCCTCAGAGGAAGATGTGTATCGTGCAGTCCTGAGCTGGGTCAAACATGATGTAGACACTCGGAGGCAGCATGTACCAAGG CTGATGAAGTGTGTGCGGCTGCCTCTGCTGAGCCGAGACTTCCTATTGGGCCACGTGGATGCTGAAAGCCTTGTGAGGCATCACCCTGACTGCAAGGATCTGCTCATTGAGGCCCTTAAGTTCCACCTGCTGCCTGAGCAGAGAGGTGTTCTGGGTACAAGCCGCACAAGACCCCGTCGCTGTGAGGGTGCCGGTCCTGTGCTCTTTGCCGTTG GTGGCGGGAGTCTGTTTGCTATCCATGGAGACTGTGAAGCATATGACACTCGAACTGACCGCTGGCATGTGGTGGCCTCCATGTCTACACGTCGGGCTCGTGTAGGAGTCGCTGCTGTTGGGAACCGACTGTATGCTGTGGGCGG CTATGATGGAACCTCAGACCTGGCTACGGTGGAGTCCTATGACCCTGTGACAAATACATGGCAGCCCGAGGTCTCCATGGGCACAAGGCGAAGTTGCCTAGGTGTAGCTGCCCTGCATGGGCTCCTGTATGCAGCTGGTGGCTACGATGGGGCTTCCTGCCTCAACAGGTA TGCTGAACGATATGACCCACTGACAGGAACATGGACATCCATTGCTGCCATGAGTACCCGGAGGAGATATGTGCGTGTGGCCACACTTG ATGGGAACCTGTACGCCGTGGGTGGTTATGACAGCTCATCACACCTGGCCACCGTGGAGAAGTATGAGCCCCAG GTGAATTCATGGACACCTGTAGCTTCCATGCTGAGCCGGCGCAGCTCAGCAGGAGTAGCAGTGCTGGAGGGTGCCCTATATGTCGCAGGGGGCAATGATGGCACAAGCTGCCTCAACTCAGTGGAGAGATATAGCACCAAGGCTGGTGCCTGGGAGAGTGTGGCACCCATGAATATCCGCAG GAGCACACACGACCTGGTGGCCATGGACGGCTGGCTCTACGCCGTGGGGGGCAATGATGGCAGCTCCAGCCTCAACTCTATAGAGAAGTACAACCCGAGGACCAACAAGTGGGTGGCAGCATCCTGCATGTTCACAAGACGCAGCAGTGTGGGTGTGGCAGTGCTGGAGCTGCTCAACTTCCCACCACCTTCCTCACCCACGCTGTCTGTGTCCTCTACCAGCCTCTGA
- the Klhl17 gene encoding kelch-like protein 17 isoform X5, protein MQPRGERPAGRTQSPEHSSPGPGPEAPPPPQPPAPEAERARPRQARPAAPMEGAMQLLSREGHSVAHNSKRHYHDAFVAMSRMRQRGLLCDIVLHVAAKEIRAHKVVLASCSPYFHAMFTNEMSESRQTHVTLHDIDPQALDQLVQFAYTAEIVVGEGNVQTLLPAASLLQLNGVRDACCKFLLSQLDPSNCLGIRGFADTHSCSDLLKAAHRYVLQHFVDVAKTEEFMLLPLKQVLELVSSDSLNVPSEEDVYRAVLSWVKHDVDTRRQHVPRLMKCVRLPLLSRDFLLGHVDAESLVRHHPDCKDLLIEALKFHLLPEQRGVLGTSRTRPRRCEGAGPVLFAVGGGSLFAIHGDCEAYDTRTDRWHVVASMSTRRARVGVAAVGNRLYAVGGAERYDPLTGTWTSIAAMSTRRRYVRVATLGASWVYCLPTDGNLYAVGGYDSSSHLATVEKYEPQVNSWTPVASMLSRRSSAGVAVLEGALYVAGGNDGTSCLNSVERYSTKAGAWESVAPMNIRRSTHDLVAMDGWLYAVGGNDGSSSLNSIEKYNPRTNKWVAASCMFTRRSSVGVAVLELLNFPPPSSPTLSVSSTSL, encoded by the exons ATGCAGCCCCGTGGCGAACGGCCGGCTGGGAGGACGCAGAGTCCAGAGCACAGTAGCCCCGGGCCCGGGCCTGAGGCACCACCGCCGCCCCAGCCGCCAGC CCCTGAGGCAGAACGAGCTCGGCCCAGGCAGGCCCGGCCTGCAGCCCCGATGGAAGGTGCGATGCAGCTATTGAGCAGAGAGGGTCACAGTGTGGCACACAACTCGAAGCGGCACTACCATGATGCTTTTGTGGCTATGAGCCGCATGCGGCAGCGTGGCCTCCTGTGTGACATCGTCCTGCATGTGGCAGCTAAGGAGATCCGTGCTCATAAGGTGGTGTTGGCCTCCTGTAGCCCCTACTTCCACGCTATGTTTACAA ATGAGATGAGTGAGAGCCGCCAGACACATGTGACACTGCATGACATTGACCCGCAAGCCTTAGACCAGCTGGTGCAGTTTGCATACACGGCTGAGATTGTGGTGGGCGAGGGCAACGTTCAG ACTCTGCTCCCAGCTGCCAGCCTTCTACAGTTGAATGGTGTTCGAGATGCCTGCTGCAAGTTCCTCCTGAGCCAGCTCGACCCTTCCAACTGCCTGGGCATTCGAGGATTTgcagacacacactcatgcagTGACCTGCTCAAGGCAGCACACAGGTACGTGCTGCAGCACTTCGTGGATGTGGCCAAGACTGAGGAGTTCATGCTGTTGCCACTGAAGCAG GTGCTGGAATTGGTCTCTAGTGATAGCCTGAACGTGCCCTCAGAGGAAGATGTGTATCGTGCAGTCCTGAGCTGGGTCAAACATGATGTAGACACTCGGAGGCAGCATGTACCAAGG CTGATGAAGTGTGTGCGGCTGCCTCTGCTGAGCCGAGACTTCCTATTGGGCCACGTGGATGCTGAAAGCCTTGTGAGGCATCACCCTGACTGCAAGGATCTGCTCATTGAGGCCCTTAAGTTCCACCTGCTGCCTGAGCAGAGAGGTGTTCTGGGTACAAGCCGCACAAGACCCCGTCGCTGTGAGGGTGCCGGTCCTGTGCTCTTTGCCGTTG GTGGCGGGAGTCTGTTTGCTATCCATGGAGACTGTGAAGCATATGACACTCGAACTGACCGCTGGCATGTGGTGGCCTCCATGTCTACACGTCGGGCTCGTGTAGGAGTCGCTGCTGTTGGGAACCGACTGTATGCTGTGGGCGG TGCTGAACGATATGACCCACTGACAGGAACATGGACATCCATTGCTGCCATGAGTACCCGGAGGAGATATGTGCGTGTGGCCACACTTG GAGCTTCGTGGGTATATTGCCTTCCCACAGATGGGAACCTGTACGCCGTGGGTGGTTATGACAGCTCATCACACCTGGCCACCGTGGAGAAGTATGAGCCCCAG GTGAATTCATGGACACCTGTAGCTTCCATGCTGAGCCGGCGCAGCTCAGCAGGAGTAGCAGTGCTGGAGGGTGCCCTATATGTCGCAGGGGGCAATGATGGCACAAGCTGCCTCAACTCAGTGGAGAGATATAGCACCAAGGCTGGTGCCTGGGAGAGTGTGGCACCCATGAATATCCGCAG GAGCACACACGACCTGGTGGCCATGGACGGCTGGCTCTACGCCGTGGGGGGCAATGATGGCAGCTCCAGCCTCAACTCTATAGAGAAGTACAACCCGAGGACCAACAAGTGGGTGGCAGCATCCTGCATGTTCACAAGACGCAGCAGTGTGGGTGTGGCAGTGCTGGAGCTGCTCAACTTCCCACCACCTTCCTCACCCACGCTGTCTGTGTCCTCTACCAGCCTCTGA
- the Klhl17 gene encoding kelch-like protein 17 isoform X4, producing MQPRGERPAGRTQSPEHSSPGPGPEAPPPPQPPAPEAERARPRQARPAAPMEGAMQLLSREGHSVAHNSKRHYHDAFVAMSRMRQRGLLCDIVLHVAAKEIRAHKVVLASCSPYFHAMFTNEMSESRQTHVTLHDIDPQALDQLVQFAYTAEIVVGEGNVQTLLPAASLLQLNGVRDACCKFLLSQLDPSNCLGIRGFADTHSCSDLLKAAHRYVLQHFVDVAKTEEFMLLPLKQVLELVSSDSLNVPSEEDVYRAVLSWVKHDVDTRRQHVPRLMKCVRLPLLSRDFLLGHVDAESLVRHHPDCKDLLIEALKFHLLPEQRGVLGTSRTRPRRCEGAGPVLFAVGGGSLFAIHGDCEAYDTRTDRWHVVASMSTRRARVGVAAVGNRLYAVGGYDGTSDLATVESYDPVTNTWQPEVSMGTRRSCLGVAALHGLLYAAGGYDGASCLNSAERYDPLTGTWTSIAAMSTRRRYVRVATLDGNLYAVGGYDSSSHLATVEKYEPQVNSWTPVASMLSRRSSAGVAVLEGALYVAGGNDGTSCLNSVERYSTKAGAWESVAPMNIRRSTHDLVAMDGWLYAVGGNDGSSSLNSIEKYNPRTNKWVAASCMFTRRSSVGVAVLELLNFPPPSSPTLSVSSTSL from the exons ATGCAGCCCCGTGGCGAACGGCCGGCTGGGAGGACGCAGAGTCCAGAGCACAGTAGCCCCGGGCCCGGGCCTGAGGCACCACCGCCGCCCCAGCCGCCAGC CCCTGAGGCAGAACGAGCTCGGCCCAGGCAGGCCCGGCCTGCAGCCCCGATGGAAGGTGCGATGCAGCTATTGAGCAGAGAGGGTCACAGTGTGGCACACAACTCGAAGCGGCACTACCATGATGCTTTTGTGGCTATGAGCCGCATGCGGCAGCGTGGCCTCCTGTGTGACATCGTCCTGCATGTGGCAGCTAAGGAGATCCGTGCTCATAAGGTGGTGTTGGCCTCCTGTAGCCCCTACTTCCACGCTATGTTTACAA ATGAGATGAGTGAGAGCCGCCAGACACATGTGACACTGCATGACATTGACCCGCAAGCCTTAGACCAGCTGGTGCAGTTTGCATACACGGCTGAGATTGTGGTGGGCGAGGGCAACGTTCAG ACTCTGCTCCCAGCTGCCAGCCTTCTACAGTTGAATGGTGTTCGAGATGCCTGCTGCAAGTTCCTCCTGAGCCAGCTCGACCCTTCCAACTGCCTGGGCATTCGAGGATTTgcagacacacactcatgcagTGACCTGCTCAAGGCAGCACACAGGTACGTGCTGCAGCACTTCGTGGATGTGGCCAAGACTGAGGAGTTCATGCTGTTGCCACTGAAGCAG GTGCTGGAATTGGTCTCTAGTGATAGCCTGAACGTGCCCTCAGAGGAAGATGTGTATCGTGCAGTCCTGAGCTGGGTCAAACATGATGTAGACACTCGGAGGCAGCATGTACCAAGG CTGATGAAGTGTGTGCGGCTGCCTCTGCTGAGCCGAGACTTCCTATTGGGCCACGTGGATGCTGAAAGCCTTGTGAGGCATCACCCTGACTGCAAGGATCTGCTCATTGAGGCCCTTAAGTTCCACCTGCTGCCTGAGCAGAGAGGTGTTCTGGGTACAAGCCGCACAAGACCCCGTCGCTGTGAGGGTGCCGGTCCTGTGCTCTTTGCCGTTG GTGGCGGGAGTCTGTTTGCTATCCATGGAGACTGTGAAGCATATGACACTCGAACTGACCGCTGGCATGTGGTGGCCTCCATGTCTACACGTCGGGCTCGTGTAGGAGTCGCTGCTGTTGGGAACCGACTGTATGCTGTGGGCGG CTATGATGGAACCTCAGACCTGGCTACGGTGGAGTCCTATGACCCTGTGACAAATACATGGCAGCCCGAGGTCTCCATGGGCACAAGGCGAAGTTGCCTAGGTGTAGCTGCCCTGCATGGGCTCCTGTATGCAGCTGGTGGCTACGATGGGGCTTCCTGCCTCAACAG TGCTGAACGATATGACCCACTGACAGGAACATGGACATCCATTGCTGCCATGAGTACCCGGAGGAGATATGTGCGTGTGGCCACACTTG ATGGGAACCTGTACGCCGTGGGTGGTTATGACAGCTCATCACACCTGGCCACCGTGGAGAAGTATGAGCCCCAG GTGAATTCATGGACACCTGTAGCTTCCATGCTGAGCCGGCGCAGCTCAGCAGGAGTAGCAGTGCTGGAGGGTGCCCTATATGTCGCAGGGGGCAATGATGGCACAAGCTGCCTCAACTCAGTGGAGAGATATAGCACCAAGGCTGGTGCCTGGGAGAGTGTGGCACCCATGAATATCCGCAG GAGCACACACGACCTGGTGGCCATGGACGGCTGGCTCTACGCCGTGGGGGGCAATGATGGCAGCTCCAGCCTCAACTCTATAGAGAAGTACAACCCGAGGACCAACAAGTGGGTGGCAGCATCCTGCATGTTCACAAGACGCAGCAGTGTGGGTGTGGCAGTGCTGGAGCTGCTCAACTTCCCACCACCTTCCTCACCCACGCTGTCTGTGTCCTCTACCAGCCTCTGA